The Archangium primigenium genomic interval ACGGTCCGGGTGGACCGAAGTGGCCAAAGGGAGGAACTGTGTCCAGCCGTGAGCACACCGCGGCGCTCAGCGCGCGTGGTGCTCGCGGATCTGCGAGGACACCTGCTGGCGCTGCGCGGGCGTCAGCGTCTCGTGGGCGCGCAGGAAGGCGTCGGCCACCTTGTGGGCGAAGCCGCGCAGGGCGTCCACGCGCGCGTCCACCAGCGCGTGCACCCGCGTGGCATCCGGCCGCTCGGCGTCCCACTGCGCCAGGGCCTGCTCCCGCGCGTCCTTGTTGCCCTCCATCAGCTGCTTGCCGTCCTCGAACAGCCCGTCCTTGAGGCCCTGGATCGTCCGCTTCTGCGCGTCCGTGGCCTTGAGCTGCTCGAGCCGGTCGTCCAGACGCCAGGTGATCATCTGCTTGACGCGCTCGGGGTCGCGCGCGCCGCCGCCCCAGGGCCCGCCCCGGAAGCCCGTGAGCAGGACGAAGGCGAGGACGGCGGTGCCGGCGAGGACGTACTTGTTCCGGGTCTTCATGGGTGGCTCCTGGGCGCGGGGGCGAACCCCGCGCGGTGGGGGGACTGCACACCGGTCATCCGGTGACAGGACACACTCTGCGCGCCGCGCATTGGGCGTGTTTGAGCGGGGCGTGAAGAAACGTGAAGGCGGGGCACCTGGGGTGAGCGTGCGGCCAAGGGCCCGTGCCCCTCGCCCAACCCATTGGCTCCTTCACGAGCCGTACGGGCCATGACACAAACCCCCCGGTTTTCCGGGCCCGGCTTCACGGGGTTTCCGGGAGCGGACGGGATGCGCGGCCGGGAACTGGCGGGCGGACCGGACCTGAACTTTGGTGCAGACAAACCCGGGCAGCTGTCGCCCCCATCGACTACTTATCCGCCATGTCCTTTACCCACCTCCACCTGCACTCCCTCTACTCGCTGCTCGATGGGGCGATCCGGATGAAGGATCTCATCAAGACGGTGAAGGAGAAGGGGATGTCGAGCGTGGCCGTGACGGATCACGGCAACATGTTCGCCACCATCGACTTCTACAAGAAGGCGAAGGACGCGGGCATCAAGCCCATCATCGGCATGGAGACCTACGTCGCCGGGCCCAAGGGGCGCGAGGACCGGACCGAGAAGGTGGGCCACCACCTCATCCTCCTGGCCAAGAACAAGGAGGGCTACGACAACCTCAAGTACCTGTCGTCCATG includes:
- a CDS encoding Spy/CpxP family protein refolding chaperone encodes the protein MKTRNKYVLAGTAVLAFVLLTGFRGGPWGGGARDPERVKQMITWRLDDRLEQLKATDAQKRTIQGLKDGLFEDGKQLMEGNKDAREQALAQWDAERPDATRVHALVDARVDALRGFAHKVADAFLRAHETLTPAQRQQVSSQIREHHAR